The following are from one region of the Phycisphaerales bacterium genome:
- a CDS encoding type II secretion system protein encodes MKNTRAAATASLRQKMRGFTLIELLVVIAIIALLISVLLPALGEARKTARLAIDLGNLKQFGFALGTYSADYQDRIYAFTWNDQDDIRRNQQSEGGPLSGGSPIAATAAQATDIIRYRANRPDFNQPGGWIPNVLYTHLVVNDYLAQKLPEKMVVSPMDKYRLQWQEDPKNLFDQNYWFPFQEPASGSNKRWPYSSSYQVVPASYDASQEGSRISQATHRSYFVPGTVKLGDLRITAVDAPAQKVFMHDNVDRYAKTELYHAFPDAKATILMFDLSANVRVTDDSNPGWMPNSPRSTSPTRYQFVGGSAWEPQARADSIVTGYYRWTRGGLKGIDYGGTEINTGQLR; translated from the coding sequence ATGAAGAACACGCGTGCCGCTGCCACGGCCAGCCTCCGCCAGAAGATGCGCGGATTTACCCTCATCGAGCTGCTGGTGGTCATCGCCATCATCGCGCTGCTCATCAGCGTCTTGCTGCCCGCCCTTGGCGAGGCCCGCAAGACCGCCCGCCTGGCCATCGACCTGGGCAACCTGAAGCAGTTCGGCTTCGCCTTGGGCACGTACTCGGCCGACTACCAGGACCGCATCTACGCGTTCACCTGGAACGATCAGGACGACATCCGCCGCAACCAGCAGTCCGAAGGCGGTCCGCTGAGTGGTGGCTCGCCCATCGCCGCAACGGCCGCTCAGGCTACCGACATCATCCGCTACCGGGCGAACCGCCCGGACTTCAACCAGCCCGGCGGCTGGATCCCCAACGTCCTCTACACCCACCTGGTGGTGAACGACTACCTCGCCCAGAAGCTGCCCGAGAAGATGGTCGTCTCGCCCATGGACAAGTACCGCCTGCAGTGGCAGGAGGATCCCAAGAACCTGTTCGACCAGAACTACTGGTTCCCGTTCCAGGAACCGGCCTCGGGCTCGAACAAGCGCTGGCCCTACAGCTCGAGCTATCAGGTGGTTCCCGCCTCGTATGACGCGTCGCAAGAGGGCAGCCGCATCAGCCAGGCCACCCACCGCTCCTACTTCGTTCCGGGCACCGTCAAGCTGGGCGACCTGCGCATCACCGCGGTGGATGCGCCGGCCCAGAAGGTCTTCATGCACGACAACGTCGATCGCTACGCCAAGACCGAGCTCTACCACGCCTTCCCCGACGCCAAGGCGACCATCCTCATGTTCGACCTCTCGGCCAACGTCCGGGTGACCGATGATTCGAACCCGGGCTGGATGCCCAATTCGCCTCGTTCGACCAGCCCCACGCGCTACCAGTTCGTGGGCGGCTCGGCCTGGGAGCCCCAGGCTCGTGCCGACTCGATCGTAACGGGCTACTACCGCTGGACCCGCGGCGGCCTGAAGGGCATCGACTACGGCGGCACCGAGATCAACACCGGCCAGCTCCGCTGA